Proteins from one Embleya scabrispora genomic window:
- a CDS encoding questin oxidase family protein, translating to MRQQAAEALDEAFARLHRTGSEFDDKLSNHGPMAVEALVHAGQWEAVPAWLDSYTRRLEPVLRPTERIGRDAWREALGDRARDGDWIALFTDEIAERPWREVLALWWPRLLPGLPGGATHGVIRVGHAVRALLDLGESPVRLAEFAHAMAYFASSNQALPELPRLAGGRTPFEALDAVPPLPIDEKDHISRRLDFLAGWDAWLTPTLSVQEATTPERAQALLADTVHAATLRYLRRGHGSGVMNVHAVTAPSAVLRVLPALPREQWIPSYTTAWATSSAVFAVYSGREDATGTPAPAPDPVEAGLRALAHGDEHVIKLVDTAVDVFARSGDTRALAAGTLAAELIAPEH from the coding sequence ATGCGACAACAAGCCGCCGAAGCCTTGGACGAAGCATTCGCACGTCTGCACCGCACCGGCTCCGAATTCGACGACAAGCTGTCCAATCACGGACCGATGGCCGTCGAAGCCCTCGTGCACGCGGGCCAGTGGGAAGCCGTGCCCGCTTGGCTCGACTCCTACACCCGCCGGCTCGAACCGGTTCTGCGCCCCACCGAGCGCATCGGCCGCGACGCGTGGCGCGAGGCGCTGGGCGACCGCGCCCGGGACGGCGACTGGATCGCCCTGTTCACCGACGAGATCGCCGAACGGCCGTGGCGCGAGGTGCTCGCGCTGTGGTGGCCCAGGCTGCTCCCGGGACTGCCCGGCGGCGCCACCCACGGGGTGATCCGGGTCGGACACGCGGTCCGCGCCCTGCTGGACCTCGGCGAGAGCCCGGTCCGGCTCGCCGAGTTCGCCCACGCGATGGCCTACTTCGCGTCGAGCAACCAGGCCCTGCCCGAACTGCCGCGGCTCGCGGGGGGCCGCACGCCGTTCGAGGCACTGGACGCGGTCCCACCCCTGCCGATCGACGAGAAGGACCACATCAGCCGCCGGCTGGACTTCCTGGCCGGGTGGGACGCGTGGCTGACCCCGACCCTGTCGGTGCAGGAGGCCACGACTCCCGAGCGGGCACAGGCGCTGCTCGCCGACACGGTGCATGCGGCCACCCTGCGCTACCTGCGCCGCGGACACGGCAGCGGGGTGATGAACGTGCACGCGGTGACCGCCCCGAGCGCGGTGTTGCGGGTGTTGCCGGCGCTGCCGCGCGAGCAGTGGATCCCCTCGTACACCACGGCCTGGGCCACCAGCAGCGCGGTCTTCGCGGTCTACTCGGGCCGCGAGGACGCGACCGGGACGCCCGCTCCCGCGCCCGATCCCGTCGAGGCCGGACTGCGCGCCCTCGCCCACGGCGACGAACACGTGATCAAGCTCGTGGACACCGCGGTGGACGTGTTCGCCCGCTCCGGCGACACCCGCGCACTGGCCGCCGGCACGCTCGCGGCGGAGTTGATCGCGCCGGAGCACTGA
- a CDS encoding uridine kinase, with amino-acid sequence MVNVRPITPTALVDELVEAIVRRAADRPWTRVALDGADAAEPGALADALVAPLRLRGHPVVRVRARDFLRPASVRLEYGHTDAESYLWGWLDDAGLRREVLEPLAAGGTGRVLPSLWDAARDRATRADYTVLPEGGVLLLDGPLLLGKGLPLELTVHLWLSPGALRRRTPAEDAWTIEALTRYAEEIGPTTEADLTVRYDHPAHPALVEPQGR; translated from the coding sequence ATGGTGAACGTGCGACCGATCACCCCGACCGCCCTGGTGGACGAACTGGTCGAGGCGATCGTCCGACGCGCCGCCGACCGGCCGTGGACCCGGGTGGCCCTCGACGGCGCGGACGCCGCCGAACCGGGCGCGCTCGCCGACGCGTTGGTGGCGCCGCTGCGCCTGCGCGGGCATCCGGTGGTGCGGGTGCGGGCCCGCGACTTCCTGCGGCCGGCGTCGGTGCGCCTGGAGTACGGGCACACCGACGCCGAGTCGTACCTGTGGGGCTGGCTGGACGACGCGGGGCTGCGCCGCGAGGTGTTGGAACCGCTGGCGGCCGGCGGCACCGGGCGGGTGTTGCCGAGCCTGTGGGACGCGGCCCGGGACCGGGCCACCCGCGCCGACTACACCGTGCTGCCCGAGGGCGGAGTGCTGCTCCTGGACGGGCCGCTGCTGCTCGGCAAGGGCCTGCCGCTGGAGCTGACGGTGCATCTGTGGTTGTCCCCGGGGGCGCTGCGCCGGCGCACTCCGGCCGAAGACGCCTGGACCATCGAGGCGCTGACCCGCTACGCCGAGGAGATCGGGCCCACGACCGAGGCGGACCTGACCGTGCGCTACGACCATCCCGCGCATCCTGCGCTGGTCGAGCCGCAAGGCCGCTGA
- a CDS encoding aldo/keto reductase, with protein sequence MSSTPVPDVALNNGVTIPQLGFGVFQVGDDEATAAVTNAIEVGYRSIDTAAIYGNEAGVGRALAASSVPREELFVTTKLWNTEQGYDSTLAAFDESARLLGLDYVDMYLIHWPAASRDRYLDTWRAFEKLLADGRVRTIGVSNFQPEHLTRLLEHTAVVPSVNQVELHPYLQQGRVRAFDRAHAIATEAWSPLGKGGALLADPVITEVARAHGRSPAQVVLRWHLHLGNIVIPKSVTPARIRENFEVFDFDLEAAELDAIGRLDRGERLGPDPDEVD encoded by the coding sequence ATGAGTTCCACCCCCGTACCCGACGTCGCCCTCAACAACGGCGTCACCATCCCGCAGCTCGGCTTCGGGGTCTTCCAGGTCGGCGACGACGAGGCCACCGCCGCCGTGACGAACGCCATCGAGGTGGGATATCGCAGCATCGACACCGCCGCGATCTACGGCAACGAGGCGGGTGTGGGCCGAGCCCTGGCCGCCTCCTCCGTCCCGCGCGAGGAACTGTTCGTCACCACGAAGTTGTGGAACACCGAACAGGGCTACGACTCGACGCTCGCCGCGTTCGACGAGAGCGCGCGGCTGCTCGGCCTGGACTACGTGGACATGTACCTGATCCACTGGCCGGCGGCGAGCCGGGACCGCTACCTGGACACCTGGCGCGCGTTCGAGAAGCTGCTCGCGGACGGCCGGGTGCGCACGATCGGGGTGTCCAACTTCCAGCCCGAGCACCTGACCCGACTGCTCGAACACACCGCCGTGGTGCCCTCGGTCAACCAGGTCGAACTGCACCCCTACCTCCAGCAGGGCCGGGTCCGCGCCTTCGACCGGGCGCACGCGATCGCGACCGAGGCGTGGAGCCCGCTGGGCAAGGGCGGCGCGCTGCTGGCGGACCCGGTGATCACCGAGGTGGCCCGCGCGCACGGCAGGTCGCCCGCCCAGGTGGTGCTGCGCTGGCACCTGCACCTGGGGAACATCGTCATCCCCAAGTCGGTCACACCCGCGCGGATCCGGGAGAACTTCGAGGTGTTCGACTTCGACCTGGAGGCGGCCGAGCTGGACGCGATCGGCCGGCTCGACCGGGGCGAGCGGCTCGGCCCGGACCCGGACGAGGTCGACTGA
- a CDS encoding MFS transporter, which yields MPLALLALAIGAFGIGTTEFVILGLLPEVAGAFEVSIPTAGLLVSGYAIGVLLGAPLMTVLGTRVSRKRMLILLMGLFVLGNVLTALAPAFGVILLGRVVASFTHGAFFGIGSVVAADLVAPDRKAAALSTMFTGLTLANVVGVPLGTLVGQSVSWRLTFVLVAAIGVLGAAGIARLVPERPRPEGVHLRHELAVFRNVQVLLAMGMTVLGFGGVFAALTYVKPMMTDVAGFSEGAVTWLLVVVGLGMMVGNAVGGRLADRYPMPLLFASLIALAGVLALFTVTAHDRVGSVLTLFLIGALGFATVPPLQKRVMDNAAGAPTLASAVNIGAFNLGNAVAAWLGGLVIDAGHGYASANWVGAGLALGALALAALALALERRTPTRSRMVAGHLPGVAEAVGGQSGQGDSGVPESATPRPVRLPG from the coding sequence GTGCCACTCGCACTGTTGGCCCTGGCCATCGGAGCCTTCGGCATCGGAACCACCGAGTTCGTCATCCTGGGCCTGCTGCCCGAGGTCGCCGGCGCCTTCGAGGTCTCGATTCCCACCGCGGGACTCCTGGTCAGCGGATACGCGATCGGCGTACTCCTGGGTGCTCCGCTGATGACCGTCCTGGGCACCCGCGTCTCCCGCAAACGCATGCTGATCCTGCTGATGGGCCTGTTCGTGCTCGGCAACGTGCTGACCGCGCTCGCCCCGGCCTTCGGGGTGATCCTGCTCGGCCGGGTGGTCGCGTCCTTCACCCACGGCGCGTTCTTCGGGATCGGCTCGGTGGTCGCCGCCGACCTGGTCGCCCCGGATCGCAAGGCGGCGGCGCTGTCCACCATGTTCACCGGACTGACGCTGGCCAACGTGGTGGGCGTGCCGCTGGGCACGCTGGTCGGGCAGTCGGTGAGCTGGCGGCTGACCTTCGTCCTGGTCGCCGCGATCGGTGTGCTCGGCGCCGCGGGCATCGCCCGCCTGGTACCCGAACGGCCCCGGCCCGAGGGCGTACACCTGCGGCACGAACTCGCGGTGTTCCGCAACGTCCAGGTGCTGCTCGCGATGGGCATGACCGTGCTCGGCTTCGGCGGGGTCTTCGCCGCGCTCACCTACGTCAAGCCGATGATGACCGACGTCGCGGGCTTCTCGGAGGGCGCCGTCACCTGGCTGCTCGTGGTGGTCGGCCTGGGCATGATGGTCGGCAACGCGGTCGGCGGCCGGCTGGCCGACCGGTACCCGATGCCGCTGCTGTTCGCCTCGCTGATCGCCCTCGCCGGCGTCCTGGCGCTGTTCACCGTGACGGCGCACGACCGGGTCGGATCGGTGCTCACCCTGTTCCTGATCGGCGCACTCGGCTTCGCCACCGTGCCGCCGCTGCAAAAGCGGGTGATGGACAACGCCGCCGGCGCGCCGACCCTGGCCTCCGCGGTCAACATCGGCGCGTTCAACCTGGGCAACGCGGTCGCGGCCTGGCTGGGCGGGCTGGTGATCGACGCGGGCCACGGCTACGCGTCGGCGAACTGGGTCGGCGCCGGGCTGGCGCTCGGCGCACTGGCCCTCGCGGCGCTGGCCCTGGCGCTGGAGCGGCGTACGCCCACCCGTTCGCGCATGGTCGCCGGACACCTCCCCGGTGTGGCCGAGGCCGTCGGCGGGCAGAGCGGGCAGGGTGACTCCGGCGTGCCGGAGTCGGCGACCCCTCGGCCCGTCCGGCTTCCCGGCTGA
- a CDS encoding MarR family winged helix-turn-helix transcriptional regulator gives MGQQRQAIQPRLAQGWCALAALHNRLEAHIERALQSEHDLSVREFSVLDVLDRQDGFHLRMNELSDAVVLSQSATTRLVTRLEERGLLSRYLCDTDRRGIYTEVTPAGCTLLTAARPTHDRALREALARAEEHTELAPLVDVVKSLGA, from the coding sequence ATGGGACAACAGAGGCAGGCGATCCAACCGAGACTGGCGCAGGGCTGGTGCGCGCTCGCCGCGCTGCACAATCGACTCGAAGCGCACATCGAGCGCGCGCTGCAGAGCGAACACGACCTGAGCGTGCGGGAGTTCTCGGTCCTGGACGTGCTCGACCGGCAGGACGGCTTCCACCTGCGGATGAACGAGCTCTCGGACGCGGTGGTACTGAGCCAGAGCGCGACCACGCGCCTGGTCACCCGGCTCGAGGAGCGCGGCCTGCTCTCGCGCTACCTGTGCGACACCGACCGTCGGGGCATCTACACCGAGGTCACTCCCGCGGGCTGCACACTGCTCACCGCCGCCCGCCCCACCCACGACCGAGCCCTGCGCGAAGCCCTCGCCAGGGCCGAGGAACACACCGAACTGGCCCCGCTGGTCGACGTGGTCAAGTCACTCGGCGCATAG
- a CDS encoding lactonase family protein: MTSPNASDRRGPLVYVGSYTPDMEGHGTGITVCRQDPDSGLLGTPSAAIPAISPSYLTRHPSGRFLYAVSERAGEGAVGAYSVQDERLVPLGEVSTLGAGPCHLAADPTGRFVVVANYGGGSVTVHPIADDGTLGEAATHVRLTGSGPVADRQAASHAHQVTFAAGGGWLVVCDLGSDTVYHLNFDAEAGTIAEGPKVTLPPGTGPRHIAYGPKDLAWLAGELNATVTPLRGDPRTGALTVAGKPFVLSGGEGAPSGIVASADGRFVYAANRGPDTISVLAVDGAELSLVEEIATGGAWPRDLALVGEVLYVANQRGDTITGFRCDPGSGRLTALGVALATGSPTSVLA, encoded by the coding sequence GTGACCTCACCAAATGCTTCCGACCGACGCGGACCGCTGGTGTACGTGGGCTCGTACACCCCCGACATGGAGGGTCACGGCACCGGCATCACCGTGTGCCGGCAGGACCCGGACAGCGGCCTGCTCGGTACGCCGTCCGCGGCCATCCCCGCGATCTCGCCGTCGTATCTGACCCGGCACCCCTCGGGCCGCTTCCTGTACGCGGTCAGCGAGCGGGCCGGCGAGGGCGCGGTCGGCGCGTACTCGGTGCAGGACGAACGGCTCGTGCCGCTGGGCGAGGTCTCCACGCTCGGCGCCGGACCGTGTCATCTGGCGGCCGATCCCACGGGGCGGTTCGTGGTGGTGGCCAATTACGGCGGCGGCAGTGTGACCGTGCACCCGATCGCCGACGACGGCACGCTCGGCGAGGCCGCCACGCACGTACGGCTGACCGGGTCCGGGCCGGTGGCGGACCGGCAGGCGGCCTCGCACGCGCACCAGGTGACGTTCGCCGCCGGCGGCGGGTGGCTGGTGGTGTGCGACCTGGGTTCGGACACCGTGTACCACCTGAACTTCGACGCCGAGGCGGGGACCATCGCCGAGGGGCCGAAGGTGACCCTGCCGCCGGGGACGGGGCCGCGGCACATCGCGTACGGGCCGAAGGACCTGGCCTGGCTGGCGGGGGAGTTGAACGCGACGGTCACCCCGCTGCGCGGCGACCCGCGTACGGGGGCGCTGACCGTGGCGGGCAAGCCGTTCGTGTTGTCCGGCGGCGAGGGCGCCCCGTCGGGGATCGTGGCCTCGGCGGACGGACGCTTCGTGTACGCGGCCAACCGGGGACCGGACACGATCTCGGTGCTCGCCGTCGACGGCGCGGAGTTGTCCCTGGTCGAGGAGATTGCGACGGGCGGGGCCTGGCCGCGTGATCTGGCCCTGGTCGGCGAAGTGTTGTACGTGGCCAACCAGCGCGGCGACACGATCACCGGATTCCGCTGCGACCCGGGCTCCGGCCGGCTCACCGCCCTCGGCGTCGCGCTCGCGACCGGGAGCCCGACCAGCGTGCTCGCGTAG
- a CDS encoding TetR/AcrR family transcriptional regulator gives MTEIAPAEGLRERKKRRTRTHISDIATGMFMERGFDAVTIAQIAELAEVSVNTVYNYFPTKEDLFFDRESELVDRLSRIVRERAVGESATGAVLAVLRRDVEERSPYSGLVPGYERWARVMLESPALVGRLWRMQQAGADALARTLAEEAGVAPTDPVPELIAGQLAGIQQAVFRGIGRRLADGVDPGETADRALEQLDAVETLLSAEVLGYAIRGSE, from the coding sequence ATGACGGAGATCGCACCCGCCGAGGGTCTGCGCGAGCGCAAGAAGCGCCGCACCCGGACGCACATCTCGGACATCGCGACGGGGATGTTCATGGAACGCGGGTTCGACGCGGTCACCATCGCGCAGATCGCCGAACTGGCCGAGGTCTCGGTGAACACCGTCTACAACTACTTCCCGACCAAGGAGGACCTGTTCTTCGACCGCGAATCGGAGCTGGTGGACCGCCTGTCCCGGATCGTGCGCGAGCGCGCGGTGGGCGAGTCGGCGACGGGCGCGGTGCTGGCGGTGCTGCGCCGCGACGTGGAGGAGCGGTCGCCGTACTCCGGTCTGGTCCCGGGCTACGAGCGCTGGGCGCGGGTGATGCTGGAGTCGCCGGCGCTGGTGGGCCGGTTGTGGCGGATGCAGCAGGCCGGCGCCGACGCGTTGGCGCGGACCCTCGCCGAGGAGGCCGGGGTGGCGCCCACCGACCCGGTACCGGAGTTGATCGCCGGCCAGCTCGCCGGAATCCAGCAGGCCGTCTTCCGGGGGATCGGCCGCCGCCTGGCCGACGGCGTCGATCCGGGCGAGACGGCCGACCGTGCGTTGGAGCAACTGGACGCGGTCGAAACGTTGTTGAGCGCCGAGGTGCTGGGCTACGCGATCCGCGGGTCCGAGTGA